In Candidatus Binatus sp., a single window of DNA contains:
- a CDS encoding DNA adenine methylase has product MRGGAFDIRRIAPHLEELHARLSGVTIECLHYADFIVRYDRPATLFYLDPPYLGYEKEYEGSFKREDFERLASVLSGVKGRFIMSLNYNPILRKCFAAFSITTVDARYTAGGTKNAKLVKELLITAGGAAVN; this is encoded by the coding sequence ATGCGCGGCGGCGCGTTCGATATCAGGCGGATCGCGCCGCACCTGGAAGAGCTTCACGCGCGCCTCAGCGGAGTCACGATCGAGTGCCTGCACTACGCGGATTTTATCGTCCGGTACGACCGGCCGGCGACGCTCTTCTATCTCGATCCGCCATACCTCGGCTACGAGAAAGAGTACGAGGGATCGTTCAAGCGTGAGGACTTCGAGCGCCTTGCGTCGGTTCTGAGCGGCGTGAAGGGCAGGTTCATCATGTCGCTGAACTATAATCCGATCCTGCGTAAGTGCTTTGCGGCGTTCTCGATCACGACGGTCGATGCGAGGTACACGGCCGGCGGTACTAAGAACGCTAAACTCGTGAAGGAGCTGCTGATCACTGCCGGCGGCGCGGCCGTAAATTGA
- a CDS encoding ImmA/IrrE family metallo-endopeptidase — translation MSDAARLAEQVVADLSIRDPADLDVQAIAWELGAFVREEPLDGAAARVARYGEKAIITVSTRLREPGQRRFAVAHELGHLVLHGKDSALCLCLESDLEMNARASRRGIADAQDREHDANRFASALLMPTKLFQPRCDAQPCFATVENLMEAFKASLTATAIRYIDFCKELGAVVYSKNRRIKWYRGSKDFELHIKVGDEVDSYSIADDCFSGKTVPRRPTRVDASCWLAWGYKKDATILEESRSLTSYDAVLTLLHIGQDIEPEWEPKESFTPDGRYRRR, via the coding sequence ATGTCTGACGCAGCACGATTGGCCGAGCAGGTCGTTGCGGACCTGTCGATACGCGACCCTGCTGACCTCGACGTGCAAGCGATCGCGTGGGAACTGGGTGCATTCGTTCGAGAGGAGCCTCTCGACGGCGCTGCCGCCCGCGTTGCGCGCTATGGTGAAAAGGCAATCATTACGGTTTCGACCCGGCTGCGAGAGCCGGGACAACGGCGATTCGCGGTCGCTCACGAACTTGGACATCTTGTTCTTCATGGGAAAGACAGTGCGCTGTGTCTCTGCCTCGAAAGCGACCTTGAAATGAATGCGCGCGCTTCCCGGCGCGGCATTGCCGACGCTCAAGACCGGGAACACGATGCAAATCGTTTTGCGAGTGCCCTTCTGATGCCGACGAAGCTTTTTCAGCCGCGTTGCGATGCACAGCCGTGCTTTGCCACCGTCGAAAACCTCATGGAAGCTTTCAAGGCATCTCTCACGGCCACGGCGATTCGGTATATCGACTTTTGTAAGGAACTCGGTGCCGTCGTGTACTCCAAAAACCGACGCATCAAATGGTATCGTGGCAGCAAGGATTTCGAGCTGCACATCAAGGTCGGAGATGAGGTCGATTCCTACAGCATCGCTGACGACTGTTTCTCTGGAAAAACGGTCCCGCGAAGACCGACCCGCGTGGATGCGTCATGCTGGTTGGCATGGGGATACAAGAAAGATGCGACCATTCTAGAAGAGTCGCGCAGCCTGACGAGCTATGATGCGGTGCTGACGTTGCTTCACATTGGCCAAGACATCGAGCCAGAGTGGGAGCCGAAGGAGAGCTTCACTCCTGACGGGCGCTACCGTCGCCGCTGA
- a CDS encoding hemerythrin domain-containing protein, producing the protein MTERDAVRSFLERDHARLDQLLARASRNLENIDMEAFGEFRRGLLMHIGMGEKILLPAVQHLRGGEPLAIAARLRLDHGAFDLRTVHVCGRRLRAAPPVPTENSEIGLNSIFFAAFGVVSRHTMAGLTEPKCNDFGDALRKRQRRSLTVL; encoded by the coding sequence ATGACGGAACGGGATGCAGTCCGCAGCTTCCTCGAACGCGATCATGCACGCCTCGATCAATTGCTCGCTCGCGCCAGCCGCAATCTCGAGAATATCGATATGGAGGCATTCGGCGAGTTCCGCCGTGGTCTTCTTATGCACATCGGCATGGGGGAGAAGATTCTGCTACCCGCGGTACAACACCTTCGAGGCGGCGAACCACTCGCGATCGCAGCCAGGTTGCGGTTGGATCACGGCGCTTTCGACCTTCGGACCGTCCACGTGTGTGGGAGACGCCTTCGCGCCGCGCCGCCTGTGCCTACTGAAAACTCTGAAATCGGCCTAAACTCAATTTTTTTCGCAGCTTTCGGAGTTGTCAGTAGGCACACCATGGCAGGGCTTACCGAACCGAAGTGCAATGATTTTGGGGACGCTTTGAGAAAGCGGCAGCGACGATCTCTCACCGTCCTTTAA
- a CDS encoding XRE family transcriptional regulator translates to MPSEFCPSRLTLARKRRGMTRSALAQAAHLSANIIQAYERCEKSPSGSTVQSLADILRFPVEFFSAGDVDEFRADGVSFRALSSLTAAQRDRALAAGGLAEQLSQWIEERFTTPAPDVPSLRGFPPESAAEALRAEWRLGERPIANMLHLLEARGVRVFSLPTDCSRIDAFSVWRDDIPFVFLTTTKSGERGRFDAAHELGHLTLHQRGGPTGREAESEADRFASAFLMPRASVIASAPRSTTLSYLIKLKENWMVSVAALVHRLKSLNLITEWHYRTLCIELSQKGYRTNEPGQRIQRESSQLLSKVFATLRNEGVSRATVARELDILGEELESVIFGMVITSVPGGRRNDPTSARVPSTNRLQVVPND, encoded by the coding sequence ATGCCGAGTGAGTTCTGCCCGTCAAGGTTGACCCTCGCCCGAAAACGACGCGGGATGACCAGATCCGCCCTGGCCCAAGCCGCGCATTTGAGCGCTAATATCATTCAGGCCTACGAACGCTGCGAAAAATCGCCGTCGGGTTCTACCGTTCAGTCATTGGCAGATATTCTGCGGTTCCCCGTCGAGTTTTTTTCGGCCGGCGATGTGGACGAATTTCGCGCCGACGGCGTGAGCTTCAGAGCTCTGAGTTCGTTGACAGCCGCCCAAAGGGATAGAGCTCTTGCAGCGGGCGGTCTGGCCGAACAGCTCAGCCAATGGATCGAAGAGCGATTTACTACGCCGGCTCCCGATGTTCCGAGTCTTAGGGGCTTTCCTCCTGAGAGTGCGGCCGAAGCACTCCGTGCTGAATGGCGACTCGGCGAACGACCGATAGCTAATATGCTTCACCTTTTGGAGGCGCGCGGAGTTCGCGTTTTCTCGTTGCCCACTGACTGCTCACGAATTGACGCGTTTTCGGTCTGGCGTGACGATATTCCGTTCGTCTTTCTGACCACCACGAAATCGGGGGAACGAGGTAGGTTCGATGCCGCTCATGAATTAGGCCACCTGACGCTCCACCAGCGTGGCGGGCCGACAGGTCGAGAAGCTGAGAGCGAGGCCGATCGCTTCGCGTCGGCGTTCCTCATGCCGCGAGCCAGCGTAATAGCTTCAGCGCCTAGGAGCACAACTCTCTCCTATCTAATCAAGTTGAAGGAGAATTGGATGGTGTCGGTCGCCGCCCTCGTGCACAGGCTCAAGTCGTTGAACCTGATCACAGAGTGGCACTATCGAACGTTATGTATCGAGCTGTCTCAAAAGGGGTATCGAACCAACGAGCCTGGGCAACGGATTCAAAGAGAATCGTCCCAATTGCTCAGTAAGGTATTTGCAACCCTTCGGAATGAAGGTGTTTCGAGAGCGACGGTTGCGCGGGAATTGGACATTCTGGGCGAGGAGCTGGAATCTGTGATTTTCGGAATGGTAATCACCTCCGTTCCGGGGGGCCGCAGAAATGACCCCACCTCCGCAAGAGTCCCAAGCACCAACCGGTTGCAGGTTGTTCCGAACGATTGA
- a CDS encoding transposase, with protein MIHEWVVARLAYAELKDRAVARPHLKTLHRARARQFHRRRPRAGPHAPPSRDHSDRRNRTNPGARFVVSHPGRFQARPCPSGCASVRSAMNQAYATRDAGRARLLLHNLARRLEHQHPGAAAALREGLDETLTVMRLGLPQNLERVLSSPNLIENLFSRVREIGHRVKHWQSGTMVLRWTATAVLEAERGFRKLAGYRAMPTLVAALHAPRYSTRSQSPAGLWE; from the coding sequence ATGATCCACGAATGGGTAGTCGCCCGGCTCGCGTACGCGGAACTCAAAGATCGCGCCGTCGCCCGGCCCCACCTCAAAACTCTGCACCGTGCCCGAGCCCGCCAATTCCATCGGCGACGACCGCGAGCAGGCCCCCATGCGCCACCAAGTCGCGATCACTCGGATCGGAGAAACCGAACGAATCCTGGTGCTCGGTTCGTCGTCTCACATCCTGGGCGTTTCCAGGCGCGGCCCTGCCCGAGCGGCTGCGCCTCGGTCCGCAGCGCGATGAATCAGGCCTACGCTACGCGTGACGCTGGCCGCGCGCGCCTGCTGCTCCACAATCTCGCGCGCCGGCTTGAACATCAGCATCCTGGCGCCGCCGCCGCGCTGCGCGAGGGACTGGACGAAACTCTGACCGTGATGCGCCTGGGGCTGCCCCAGAATCTCGAACGGGTGCTGTCCTCCCCCAATCTGATTGAGAACCTGTTCAGCCGGGTGCGCGAGATTGGACACCGGGTCAAACACTGGCAGAGCGGCACCATGGTACTGCGCTGGACCGCGACCGCTGTGCTCGAGGCCGAGCGCGGCTTCCGCAAGCTCGCCGGCTATCGCGCCATGCCGACCCTGGTCGCCGCGCTGCACGCCCCGCGATACTCAACTCGATCGCAATCACCAGCGGGCTTATGGGAGTGA